TCCTAATCCCAAATCTAACCCTACCATCCTCCTTCAACCAACTTCTACACACCAACCCAccttttgtcttttttttttttttttaattttgtcaaatttattagatagttaaaaatatatttatgacGTATTTTAAGTTTGAATTTTCCATATTGAacaattgaatatttaaaaaaattattttattataattgattttaaaaatacattaattaatttttaaaatgattaacagaagtttttaaaatatgagTGTATTGTGATTATCCAATCTGCAACAATAAAAAAACGAAgtgtgattttataaaaaataatttttttataatttacatttttaattattaaatacttcaaattttagatattatttttaaaattattataaaatagagCTTATATAATGATTTTTTTGCATATTATGtctcttattttattatattaattttttactttcaaatttttatatattttatactgatttaaatataaaaatattatttaaaattacttgTAAATTCATACTCGCAAAAAAGAGATGATGACACATCAATAATTTAGAATTGTATTATCATGGACGAACGGATAATTCACTTTAAAGTTTATGATCAGAATTGAAATAAAAGGTCAACAAAACCGGCTATCCAGTGGTGACATTCTACGACAAGAAgaaatttctttttgtttttttatccattttctTGCTAAGTCAACAATACAAACCTGACTCATAATGAGGTTATAgaccaatttttatttttgcttttctttATCCAAACTAAGTATccacaaaataattaattagaagtAAGCAATATTgagttgaaattaaaaaaattaattaaattaatttaaaattttaatttaattttttatttattttaattttatttttaattttaaaaatttcgattcgaatcgatttttattaaaaaaaattaaatcaaatcaattaatgataataatatattatttttaataatataaaaaaatagattatattaacattaaaaaattttaatcgattaaatcaaactaaattaaattaatttaatttgatttaattttttatcaaaattaatttaattcaatttttataaatactaaaattttaatttttaatttattcgattgaATTACGAATTGCTCACTCCTAATAATTACTTTACCATCTTattaaatactatttaattaatcCTTGTTTGCTTCacccatttatttaattttttattttttaataatttcttcataattaaataatttataaatatatctgtttaaaaataatatattactaaaaaaatttaaaaaataattaatatttttacgaGTGCTAAATACCGTGATGaatataatttgattaatttatataaaaatacttttaaaataataatatagagCGGATAATGTTCAGTTGATATgtaattatgttttaaaatttattagtttaaaataaataaaaatgtgaactaaaatttttataatgaatatttataattttataaagtagATGAATTTTGCACGTAAGAAAATACAGACTAGATTTACATATGAACGAGGTAAGGCTTGGAAAAGACTTGAATATGACATGATTGCAACTCCACACAGTCCATGGCCCACCACAATTTCTCTTGCAAAGCAGCCACCGCCAGCCACCGCCACCGGAAAGCTACCTTTTCCAGAGTCACCCATGTGGACTTTGTTGAGGGCAGATTCTCCTCTGAGTGGAATTTTTTTATACGCATAATaggaattatatataaaataaataaaaaaaaacatgtgtactaatatataatattatttatttttcatactttAACTTTACAAGTAGttttacaaataattatttttatatatattaatataagcaaaatgttaaatatttagattaaattttattgatatatgctgttattataaataaataaattttattttttaatactaatttaaatttgaaagttTCCATGATTAACCAGGACAAGCTATGACAACCTCTTAGTCCACTAAGaccagaaaaataaaatgaaagaacAACAGTAAAATTAGAAAACAGTTAATCTCTTAAAATAGGAATCTAATCTACAGCCGTATAATGGACAATGGATCGCACCGCAACCAAATCTAACATAAGCAAATAACAAATTCCAGGATTATGGGCAGTCTGAACaagaaaaattttcttttttgtcaCGTGTTGCTTTATCATAGGCAATCCATGGGCAACCTCTAGACCACCTGTTTCATATATCTCATTCCAGTTGGACGTTAGTTAACTGTTTTTTCCTTTTAGGGGTAACAAACATGTCAGAAAGAAAAATCATGGAGAGAGGAAAAAAAGGtctttctctattttctttcgaaaaaaaaaagaaagaaatttccTTGATATGCACGAAAGAACCCATAACTTCAACCATAGCCATCCATTAAAAAGCTTATAAATTTACCTCATCTCTCTATTTTTCCTCTGTCAGCAGAggcagagagaaagagagagaaggtTTATGACAAAGAAAAATGATGGAATGAGGTGAAGAGACATCACCTTCATTCATCgtcatctctttctctttctcgcCCACTGTCTTAACTTAACCTCCTTTGTCTCTTTTGGTTTTTGTTGTTATATTGAGTTTCCTTTTTTCTATAGTTTATACAGATCTTGAGTTTGTTGGGTGCACCTAATTGTGCTTCAAATCCCAACTAGCCCAGATCTGTATAATCAATCCACTTTGTTTTGATAAAagatttcagtttttttttgtttattttaccaaaaaatttagatttttgttGATATGGGTATCTGTATCTAGACTCATCTACTCTTCTTTTTCTTGGGATTTCCAAGTGTCAGAGACCCATATTAGATCCCAATAACCCCACCATCATTTCATTGGCCTCTTATTCTTAACTGGGTTCATCCAACGCACCCCTCAATTTGTTCTTTGTCTTGTAAAAATCCGATCTTTAAACGACAGCTGTTGATCGGGGCTGTACTCTAATCTCAGAGAGAGAATTGTGCTGTTTTAGTTGGAATCTTGGGTTCTTTAATTGGGTCATGAGGTGAAATCTTACCAAAGTGAATTTGTTCTTTGAAGAGTTTCAGCAGAttagcatctttatttgattctTAATTAGACTTTTGAAGAGGAGGCCCACTGGTTGGGTTTGGTGGGCTTTCTCACAACCAATTAGAACCCATATGTTGAAAGctattttcattataaatacatatattttGAAGATCCCACTGGTTATTTCTCTTGTTTTTTAAAGTTGTTGAGGTAGGAGAAGAGGAGAAGGAGACAATTGggtcttctctttttcttttcacctTTCCTTTTTTCCACTACTTGTTCCTTAAATTTGATCTTCTTCCACTTTATCAATCTACCATTTATGCCAAACTTGAATTTGACCCCTAAAAAGAATTCCCCTTTTTCTAAATGCTACTTTACTTCTTGATCACTTGTTTCTCCTTCATCTTTTTGAAGTCTCTCCCTCACAAGCCACTACCTTCATGGGCTACTGAGGTGAGATTGCTGTCTCTTTGGTTCTGGAAAGAGTTGTTTTTGTTTCCTTATTTTGAGTCCCTAAAAGTTACCCTTTTCAGAGCTTCTAAAATTCCTTCTAAAATCTCCATAAAGAGAATGACTCTCTCTTCACATGGAAAGCTAGAAAATCCCGTGGATGAGACTGGAGAGATGTCAATTTTGGACTTGCCAGAATTGGCTTTGGACTGCATTCTTGAGAGGCTATCACCTGCTGGGCTTTGTAGCATGGCAGGTGTTTGTACTTCTTTGAGGGAAAGGTGCATCAGTGATCACCTGTGGGAAAGGCACATGAAGAAGAAATGGGGGAGGATTATTGGTCCTTCTGCTTACAGAGAGTGGCAATTTCATATAGCTTCAAGCAAGGATTTTGGAAGTTGCAAACTGAGCAAGCAGAAAAGCTTGAGGAAGCTTCTATCTATAGTTTGGCCTTCTTCTTGGATGAAATCAAAGGATGATAAGCTTAACAATGATAATAGTTTCAAGCACAGCAGTTCTTTGTCTGTTGATTCTATAATGTCCTGGTACCTTGCTATTGAATCTGGCAGGTTCTGGTTCCCAGCTCAGGTCTACAACCGTGAGGTACTCAATTTAAACATGTATATATACATATCAATTTTTTTCAAGTTCAATAAAATTTAGAGGAATGATTTGTGATGCTTTATCTACTGCAGAATGGGCATGTTGGGTTCATGTTGTCTTGTTATGATGCTGAACTTAGCTATGATCCTCAGACTGATACTTTTCAAGCCAGGTAATGGAGGATAAGCTGTCCTTTTTTGGACAACATGCTGGTGTTGCAGTAATACTAATGGAGTGAAGTTTACATGGTTTGTCACCATTTCAGGTATCCACCACATGGAAGGAGAGCAATTGCCATAGAAACTGGTGTGCAATGGGACAGGATCAGAGCACCACCTGTTGATACTTCTCCACATGATCTGCACATCTCTGATTGCTTGAATGATTTACGCCCTGGTGATCACATTGAGATTCAGTGGAGAAGAAACAAAGAATTCCCTTATGGTTTGTTCTTGCTACTGCCTTTGTCCAATCTGAAGATTTATCTTTTATAGTTTTATCTGTCAGAGCTTGTGGTTGCTTGAAAAATTGAGCCTTTTCTGCCTTCTTAAAGTTACAGTTTCCAGGAAAAGATTTTGCACAAACACATGAACACAATGTCCAGAAAATGATTTTCCATGTCATATTTTCCAAGATTTTGTGGAACCAATACAAAAAATAGTTCTTCAACTTGCACATAATCTGTATGATAGAAGACCAATTCAATACTAATCACCTCATCATTGATAGGAAGAGAAAAGATGGAGACAAATGATTTTTATATTGATGAACTGAAGAAATCTAAGGAAAAATTTTCATAGACAATACTCTTCTTGTCTGCAAGAGGCAGAGACAGCAGAAAAcaaattttttatgttattcTTTCTGCATTTGCCCTTAAAAATGCCTACATAAGTTTGCAAACATGTGGAtgcagaatttatttatttatttattaaattacaatttggagtagttaaatattttgattaaatatGGCATATGCATTTGCAGGTTGGTGGTATGGAGTTGTTGGTCACTTGGAATCATGTGATGGGAATGAAAATTATTGCCTGTGTCATAATAGCAGTAAGTTCATCTCTTCATCTTCTCCTTTTTCCTTGCAAGTTTCACTTTATGCTCCATGTGATTCCCCATAAAAATAAGAGATAAGgaaaaacaaactaaaaattTGGGGAGTCTAACTAATATATATCAAGTCTAAAACCAATAGCAATAGCTGAATGGTAATTCCTCATGTTCAAGAAAAGATGCCATTAACAACTTTCCTCTTGAAATGTGGATGAGATTACTGTAAAGTCTACTTTCACACATTAGACCCAtttttcagaatttttttttcttgaatcccaattttcaatttttggaCCACAAGTTATGCTTATTTGATTGGTCCCCAGCACAAATCCCTGTCAGTATGTCATGCCTTCCACCAACATTGTGATAACCTTTGTCTCAGTAGAATATTAATGGGCAACCACATTGATGAAAGAACATAGTGCCTCGCATAGATCTTCATTTGTTTGCTAAGTtggaatcttttttttttttatttaaattattgtaatCTTCACATCTCTCATTAAATTTTCTGTCTTCCTATCTTCCCTACCTAATGGACCTCAATTGTCTTTTAAGCAAACTGCACCCACTAGTCAAGTTACATCATCAAAAAGGACACTTTCTCTTCTTTGCTACTTGCAACTTTGATAAAAGAGAATATGTTTTGTATTCCAACATGTCTGGTGCTGTATGATGAAACTATTTCATTTCTTATAGCCCTAGCTTTTGGAACTTATGGTTGAAAATGAGGTCATTTTCCACTTGTTTTAGCTCTAGCTAGAAACTTCATGTTCTTTCTCATTaacataaatgaataaataaattgataCCCAGAAATCCTGCTAAATGATGATGATTGGTCTTCAGCTACTTTGTGATTTTTATCTTCAAATGGTCATAGTCTATCTTGGTTAGATATCAGGAAAGGTCTATTTATCAGTGTTGTCACTTTTCGGATTCGAGTAATGATGTCAATTCATCTTTTCTTCCTTCTCTATTACCTTCTAGTTACCATAATTGCTGGTGTTGACATTAAATTAGGTGACCTTGTGTCATCAAGCACTGAGAGGAAAAAGTAGGACAAACATACACACACAATAAATATTGAAGGAACTTGAGAACGAAGATAAGaacataaataaatatcttCCATATCATTTTCTTGCAAAAGTTGGATCAGTGCCATACTTGCCAAGGAAGTTGATAAAACTTGTTGAAACATTTCCAACAAGCATTCTTTCTCATAAACACCCCAAGTTAGAATATGTTAATCAAAAAAAGAACTGAATTTTTTGCAATCACAAACGGAATAGTGGTGTTTGAAAGTTTGAGTTGATTGTATCCTCTGGgtttttaacaataaatttgTGCCGACAGACACTGTAGTTTTGGAGTTTCATCAGTACACTCGTGGCTCGCGGTGGAGATGTACAATGATCAACAGGAAAGAGCATAGGGAGGAGGGAAATGAAGCAGATGGATTCTATGGAGGAATTAGAAAGCTAAAAAGCAAAGAAGAAATTTCCAGGTGGAAGCAGCTTTGGCCAAGAGAAATCTTGGAGTAGGAGTTTTTCCAGGCTAAAGCTTAAACATAATGAGCATGATGATTTTAATCACAGAAGCCTCTACTTCTTCCACTAAAGATTGAAATTTTTCCATTTACACTTGTATTACAGCAACTTGTAAAAGTTGAAAAGTAGGCTTCTGATTTAGCTGCATAAATGTGGAGGACATCTtcatctctcttttttttccacttgtttttctttttcatattttttccgAGGCAGGATTTCATGCCCATTTCATGTGATCCTGATCTATGTAAAATGTCTCCCATTAATGCAAATTTCATGTACAATATCTAAGACATGATTGATGTGTGTAAAAATTTCACTTGGGAAAAAGTTCTACAATAGATTTCATGTGAAGTCCCACGTCCAGCATTATACAGGATAAAATTGCCATTTataaaatagtttaaaaaaaaaaaactattaagtAATTTGGGTTAACGATTTTAAGCTaagtgaaaattaaatttaaaagttatttgaattCGTTTATATCAAAACGTTACTTTCATATTATGATTTCGCTTGGAAAATGTCTTTCATTGATGCAAATTTCATGCATAATCCCACAGAACTGGCCTTGAACTTCAACATTAAGACCTGACATGATTGCAAAGGAAGATACATGTACACATGGAGGATCATCAAATAGCCTCCTCCCTTCTCACTAGCCTGTCATTGAAGCTTAAAACTTTGGCTAAACTGAATTTGCTTTGTATCTAAGGCATTTCAAAATCATACCAATAAAGCTAACAATCAACTTTtgtgaatgaagaaaagcttTCAGTGTGGTAAGAATGTGAAAGATAGAGAAACTCTGCTTCAATGTCATAGGCATTCAGATGGGAGATTTCCACCACTGAGCTTTCAGGTTAATAGTACCAAATCCTTTTGAGAAATGGACTGAAAAGTTACTGAGTTTGAATCTCAGTTCgagtttaatatattaaaagtaGAGAATTTACCTTCATTCTACGCTCATAATCCCTTAGTCTTTGTTACCATTATATTCattttgtaagaaaaaaaattcaaataaattcttataaaattatgcataattttattttctaacaaaaaaattaatagaaaagaattgaattattataaaatttttattccaaACAAGTATTAATCCTTTGCAACAATATTTGAAGCCGTAATGGCAAGAGAAAAATCAATCCTTTGCAAGTTCAAAATCAATATCAAAGGGTACAACACAAGTCCTATATACGAAAACAAA
This is a stretch of genomic DNA from Manihot esculenta cultivar AM560-2 chromosome 2, M.esculenta_v8, whole genome shotgun sequence. It encodes these proteins:
- the LOC110609401 gene encoding F-box protein At2g32560 isoform X2; the protein is MLLYFLITCFSFIFLKSLPHKPLPSWATEVRLLSLWFWKELFLFPYFESLKVTLFRASKIPSKISIKRMTLSSHGKLENPVDETGEMSILDLPELALDCILERLSPAGLCSMAGVCTSLRERCISDHLWERHMKKKWGRIIGPSAYREWQFHIASSKDFGSCKLSKQKSLRKLLSIVWPSSWMKSKDDKLNNDNSFKHSSSLSVDSIMSWYLAIESGRFWFPAQVYNRENGHVGFMLSCYDAELSYDPQTDTFQARYPPHGRRAIAIETGVQWDRIRAPPVDTSPHDLHISDCLNDLRPGDHIEIQWRRNKEFPYDTVVLEFHQYTRGSRWRCTMINRKEHREEGNEADGFYGGIRKLKSKEEISRWKQLWPREILE
- the LOC110609401 gene encoding F-box protein At2g26850 isoform X1 — its product is MLLYFLITCFSFIFLKSLPHKPLPSWATEVRLLSLWFWKELFLFPYFESLKVTLFRASKIPSKISIKRMTLSSHGKLENPVDETGEMSILDLPELALDCILERLSPAGLCSMAGVCTSLRERCISDHLWERHMKKKWGRIIGPSAYREWQFHIASSKDFGSCKLSKQKSLRKLLSIVWPSSWMKSKDDKLNNDNSFKHSSSLSVDSIMSWYLAIESGRFWFPAQVYNRENGHVGFMLSCYDAELSYDPQTDTFQARYPPHGRRAIAIETGVQWDRIRAPPVDTSPHDLHISDCLNDLRPGDHIEIQWRRNKEFPYGWWYGVVGHLESCDGNENYCLCHNSNTVVLEFHQYTRGSRWRCTMINRKEHREEGNEADGFYGGIRKLKSKEEISRWKQLWPREILE